AGAAATCCCGCGGATATCATGAAAAAAGTAAGCCACTGATGCTGTAGGAAGATCCTTGAGGAGCTGCATACCAATAGGAAGAGTCCCTCCAAAATGAGCCATTCAATAAGCACACATGTTGTCTTCCCTGTATGTATGCATGATTCTAACAGTCCAATCTCGAAAGAGCAACTCTTTAATGCCACTGATTAGTCCCGcgtaaatattaaaatcaacatgCAATTTTCTTTCTTTGATTGCCACAAGCGTGTTATTTTCTGGGctccatatatttttttttggttCAGTCATTCTGTTACTTTCATAACCATACAGATAAACTTATGGATGACATTTGCATATCTGCTCTGTGGAAGGGCATGGGAATGACGGTGCTCCTTAGAGAGATcagtattgcatttctttcatagtttctataattattttttaaaattactgTTTTTTTTTGAAATATCTTGGGTATCCCACCCTCTATTTTAAGgttagatgaaaaattaattcattCAAATTAGGGTAAAATTATGCTAAAATCCCCTTTATGAATAGGACTCCACTACTCAAACATGTATCTAAGCGTGGAGTATAAAAGCACCTTACAACTCAACCAACCCTTCAtggatttttttattttcaaatgtCGAATACCTTTTGACCAAACCTTTTGATCCTTTGGTGCGAGCCATATTATTAGTTCCCTTGCCAATCTGAGGAGTCTTTAGGTTTGTACTATCTTTTGGTTCAGACACCATGGCGGGCAGTCTTGTATCACGTGGCAATCAATCTCCATTAGCCGCCCTAAAAAGACCAAAGAACCCTTACAATTAGCTAACTATAGAACCAAAGGCTATTTGCTGAGCAGCTATGTGAACGCATAAAATTCCAGTAGAAGTAGTAAACTTCTATCCAAGGTAGCTAAAGAGAACAGTGTAAACATTCATAAAGGTGTTATGATTAATTATGTGTTGTTTGTTTGTGAAATATGAGCAAACATGTGGCGCAAGTAAAGAGAGTAGCTTAAGCATTCGTAAATGTGTTTATGATCAATGATGGTTGTTTGTTTGTTTGTGTGTTTGTTTCAACTGTTATGGGTAAGGCAATAAGATCAAGATCATTTCCATGAGTGTAAAGCTGAAGTGGCAAACAAACGTCAAGCTAAGGCGGCTGCCACTGCAAGCCAATATCAGCAGTTAGCCGATCGAGGCCAATTTTGTCAGCAGGGGTTGCAATAGAAAAAAAAACAAGGAGGCAAGGGAACGGCGCCGTTTTGTTTTAATAGTCATGGGCATGACATCACGGATGAAAACGGGAAGAGAACATTTGCTTAGCTGTGGACCCCACACAGCACTCAAAATAATTATCCAACCGTTGTAAAGCCATGTAAATAAACAACAATAGACAAATCAATAATTTTACAACATCAAAATCACCTGAATTTCTTATAGTTTTTGAGTTTCTCAGCATAAATACACAAGCAAAGAAAAGGAACGAATAGGAAACTAGGCTaggctagagaaaatggggagcaTTCCAGTGACGGTCCTAGTTTCAAGTGACAAAACCATTCCTCTCTTAGGTTTTGGAACAGCTGAATACCCTTTTGGTACTTCCTCTGAGACCATGAAAGACTCCTTTCTCCATGCAATAAAACTAGGTTATCGACACTTTGATTCTGCTGCTCTTTACCAATCTGAGCACCCCCTTGGTGAAGCCATATCAGATGCCATACAGCTTGGGCTTGTAAAGTCCAGGGATGAGCTCTTCATCACTTCCAAGCTTTGGTGCAGTGACGCTCATCATGATCGTGTCCTCCCTGCATTACATAAAACGCTCAAGTAATTAACAGCAATCCagcaacttcttcttcttctactttaaaattttttacttCCAGATAGATTAGTTCATAACCTACGACCACTTGTTAGAAATCTCAAGTTTCCACTATATCCGAATAACGTTTGgatgttatttattttatattttatattaattctaatttgtTCTTGGTGTTATTTACTATTTTGTGGCATTGCCTTACTGCTTTTCTTATGTTCTTTTAACAGCCTTGTTTTGTTGGTATCCTCATAtatatcattttttttctttaaaaaaaattcaagcaGGAATCTTAAATTGGATTACCTTGACCTGTACCTGATTCACTTTCCTGTAAGCGTGAAGCCAGGTGAATATGAGCTGGCTGTGAAGAAAAAGGaccttgttccatttgatataaaCTCTGTGTGGGAAGCTATGGAAGAGTGTCACAAGCTTGGCCTGACAAAATCCATTGGAGTGAGCAACTTTTCATGCAAGAAGCTTGAGACCCTGCTTACTACCGCAAAGATTTCTCCTGATGTTAATCAAGTAATTATCTTTTTGCTCTTGATTATAGTTGTTATTTGAGAACAA
The Hevea brasiliensis isolate MT/VB/25A 57/8 chromosome 15, ASM3005281v1, whole genome shotgun sequence genome window above contains:
- the LOC131173938 gene encoding non-functional NADPH-dependent codeinone reductase 2-like encodes the protein MGSIPVTVLVSSDKTIPLLGFGTAEYPFGTSSETMKDSFLHAIKLGYRHFDSAALYQSEHPLGEAISDAIQLGLVKSRDELFITSKLWCSDAHHDRVLPALHKTLKNLKLDYLDLYLIHFPVSVKPGEYELAVKKKDLVPFDINSVWEAMEECHKLGLTKSIGVSNFSCKKLETLLTTAKISPDVNQVEMNPLWQQKKLRDFCEKKGIHITAYSPLGAKGTLWGTNQVLDCKVLKEIADAKGKTIGQVCLRWAFEQGVSVLVKSFNKERMKENLDIFEWKLSQDDLQKINQLPQRKGFPGLQFISDEGPYKSPEELWDEEIDLS